The Pseudomonadota bacterium genome window below encodes:
- the rsmH gene encoding 16S rRNA (cytosine(1402)-N(4))-methyltransferase RsmH, whose product MSNPGHQAVLLEEAVEAVLGPTDGVYVDCTYGRGGHSERLLGRLGSSASLLALDRDGAAEAHAAQLAQRDPRFRFVRANFATLESVLREHGLCGQVNGMLMDLGVSSPQLDEAERGFSFRQDGPLDMRMDTSQAVTAAAWLASADEQDIADALYLYGEERKSRRIARRICEARDRAPIRTTAELARLVSGVVGRGDGKKHPATRTFQAIRMVVNGELDALRDGLQAAESCLPAGGTLAVISFHSLEDRLVKRFFRPAPEHDVPRGLPVETRPAAWRVRGKPVRAGASELSGNARSRSAILRVAERAA is encoded by the coding sequence ATGTCGAATCCCGGCCACCAGGCGGTATTGCTTGAGGAGGCTGTGGAGGCGGTGCTCGGGCCGACCGACGGGGTGTATGTCGATTGCACCTACGGGCGTGGCGGGCACTCGGAGCGGCTGCTCGGGCGGCTCGGTTCATCGGCATCGTTGCTCGCGCTCGATCGTGACGGCGCCGCCGAGGCGCACGCAGCTCAACTGGCACAACGTGATCCACGGTTCCGATTTGTTCGGGCAAATTTTGCAACTCTGGAAAGCGTGCTTCGTGAACACGGATTGTGTGGCCAAGTGAACGGAATGTTGATGGATCTCGGTGTGTCCAGCCCGCAGCTTGATGAAGCCGAGCGGGGTTTCAGCTTTCGCCAGGACGGCCCGCTGGACATGCGGATGGACACCTCGCAGGCGGTGACTGCTGCGGCGTGGCTGGCGTCGGCCGACGAGCAGGACATCGCGGACGCGCTCTACCTCTACGGCGAAGAGCGAAAGTCCCGGCGTATCGCTCGCCGGATCTGCGAGGCGCGCGATCGAGCGCCGATCCGCACCACGGCGGAGTTGGCGCGGCTGGTGTCCGGTGTTGTCGGGCGCGGTGACGGGAAGAAGCACCCGGCCACGCGCACCTTCCAGGCGATTCGGATGGTCGTGAACGGCGAGCTCGATGCGCTGCGAGACGGATTGCAGGCGGCCGAATCCTGTTTGCCGGCCGGTGGCACGCTCGCCGTGATCAGCTTTCATTCCCTCGAAGACCGTCTGGTGAAACGGTTCTTTCGACCGGCCCCGGAGCACGACGTGCCGCGGGGTCTGCCGGTCGAGACGCGGCCGGCAGCCTGGCGTGTGCGTGGCAAGCCCGTGCGGGCCGGTGCGTCGGAGCTGTCAGGGAACGCGCGATCGCGCAGTGCGATCCTGCGCGTCGCGGAGCGCGCCGCATGA
- the ftsL gene encoding cell division protein FtsL — MNRNVWVLPSLWFVVFVSALSVVYSKHVSRELFGELRSYERKLDELEVDWSQLQLEYGTWSMDARVDEIARRRLGMYAPDLHDVRMIQL, encoded by the coding sequence ATGAACCGCAACGTCTGGGTGCTGCCTTCGCTCTGGTTCGTGGTGTTCGTCAGTGCGCTCTCGGTGGTGTACAGCAAGCACGTCAGCCGTGAGCTGTTCGGCGAGCTGCGGTCCTACGAGCGAAAGCTCGACGAGTTGGAGGTGGACTGGAGCCAGCTCCAGCTGGAGTACGGCACGTGGTCCATGGACGCGCGCGTGGACGAGATCGCGCGTCGCCGGCTCGGCATGTACGCCCCGGATTTGCACGATGTCAGGATGATTCAGCTGTGA
- a CDS encoding penicillin-binding protein 2, producing MKRRQDHIVQPWRLTFMCVALVCMAAVVLGRAWQLQVHEQDFLVKQGIARHQRTIPVPASRGRILDRNGTALAVSTPISSVWAEPQKLRQQDGVVSTLASTLSISEPRLQAALDKASATSEFMYVARHVDPRIADQVADLKLEGVHLQREFRRYYPAGEVASHVLGATNIDDRGIEGIENLWDELLAGTSGARRVMRDLKGRAFSEVEYIERERPGGELVLSLDRRIQYLAFRELKRAVEVHGALSGSVVVLRAQTGEVLALANQPSFNPNAPAADRDASRRNRAVTDPLEPGSTIKPFTIAAALELGVVEAAEVVDTAPGTYRVGRLEVKDFRDYGDLSLEDILKKSSNVGVTKVSLGADPAKMWEVLDELGFGRDTGSLFPGENFGVLRHGSNWRRIEQATIAYGYGLSATPLQLARAYAALGNDGVLPEISFLKRDDANYRGRRVLSPDVARTVRRMLESVVEPGGTGERARVAGFRVAGKTGTSRKPAPGGYRDDKYYAFFAGMAPASDPELVVVVLIDEPSGKQYYGGEVAAPAFASIMAGSLRVLGTPMDAIEHPARLAAGEPEQGAAL from the coding sequence GTGAAGCGACGTCAGGACCACATCGTCCAACCCTGGCGCCTGACGTTCATGTGCGTCGCGCTGGTGTGCATGGCAGCGGTGGTGCTCGGTCGTGCCTGGCAGTTGCAGGTTCACGAGCAGGATTTTCTTGTCAAGCAGGGCATTGCGCGGCACCAGCGCACGATCCCCGTACCCGCGTCGCGCGGGCGGATTCTGGACCGCAACGGTACGGCGCTGGCGGTCAGCACACCGATCAGCTCGGTCTGGGCCGAGCCGCAGAAACTGCGTCAACAGGACGGCGTGGTATCGACGCTGGCGTCGACTCTGTCGATCTCCGAGCCGCGGCTGCAGGCGGCGCTCGACAAGGCCTCGGCGACCAGTGAATTCATGTACGTCGCTCGGCACGTGGACCCGCGCATCGCAGACCAGGTGGCGGACCTCAAGCTCGAAGGCGTGCACTTGCAGCGCGAGTTTCGGCGCTACTACCCGGCCGGTGAGGTCGCCTCTCACGTGCTCGGGGCCACCAACATCGACGACCGCGGCATCGAAGGTATCGAGAACCTGTGGGATGAACTGCTGGCAGGCACCAGCGGTGCGCGTCGTGTGATGCGCGACCTCAAGGGCCGGGCTTTCTCCGAAGTCGAGTACATCGAGCGTGAACGCCCGGGTGGCGAATTGGTGCTGAGCCTCGACCGGCGTATCCAGTACCTGGCGTTCCGTGAGCTCAAGCGCGCTGTGGAGGTCCACGGTGCGCTGTCGGGCAGTGTGGTGGTGTTGCGGGCGCAGACCGGTGAGGTGTTGGCGCTTGCCAACCAGCCGTCGTTCAACCCGAATGCACCTGCCGCCGATCGCGATGCCAGTCGACGCAATCGCGCTGTGACAGACCCGCTCGAGCCAGGCTCGACGATCAAGCCCTTTACCATCGCCGCGGCCCTCGAGTTGGGTGTGGTCGAGGCCGCAGAGGTCGTCGACACGGCACCCGGCACCTACCGGGTCGGGCGACTGGAAGTGAAGGACTTCCGCGACTACGGGGACCTGAGTCTCGAGGATATCCTGAAGAAGTCCAGCAACGTCGGCGTGACCAAGGTGTCGCTCGGCGCCGACCCGGCCAAGATGTGGGAGGTGCTTGACGAGCTCGGTTTCGGTCGCGACACCGGCAGTCTGTTCCCCGGGGAAAACTTCGGTGTGCTGCGACACGGCTCGAACTGGCGCCGGATCGAGCAGGCCACGATCGCCTACGGCTACGGTCTGTCCGCCACGCCACTGCAACTGGCGCGCGCGTACGCGGCGCTCGGCAACGACGGGGTGCTGCCGGAGATCAGTTTCCTCAAGCGCGACGACGCGAACTACCGTGGCCGTCGCGTGCTCTCGCCCGACGTTGCGCGCACGGTGCGCCGCATGCTCGAGTCCGTGGTCGAGCCCGGCGGCACAGGTGAGCGCGCACGCGTGGCGGGCTTCCGGGTTGCCGGCAAGACCGGCACGTCGCGCAAGCCCGCGCCGGGCGGGTACCGCGACGACAAGTACTACGCTTTTTTTGCAGGCATGGCGCCAGCGAGTGATCCCGAGCTGGTCGTGGTCGTGCTGATCGACGAGCCGAGTGGCAAGCAGTATTACGGCGGCGAAGTAGCCGCGCCGGCCTTCGCTTCGATCATGGCGGGTTCTCTGCGCGTGCTGGGCACGCCGATGGACGCCATCGAGCACCCGGCGCGGTTGGCGGCGGGCGAGCCCGAGCAGGGGGCGGCGCTGTGA
- a CDS encoding UDP-N-acetylmuramoyl-L-alanyl-D-glutamate--2,6-diaminopimelate ligase, with protein sequence MTALSLGSAEHGVDLTRLVGAPVSSPIRVGGLALDTRQIRPGDGFVALAGAASHGLDHLAQAESAGAAAVVVDAADAQRLNDTDTVLPGFAVDGLRARLPDWARAVSGDVDARLTLCGVTGTDGKTSTAVFLAQLMHTAGAPCGVLGTLGTGFLGELEPASHTTADVFSTYRALADVADEGAQAVAMEVSSHALDQARVGGLSYAVGALTNIGRDHLDYHGTLEHYIAAKRRLFQQHAVRSVFNLDDPVGAQWFSETPGALGYSTAGSVDARWRGAVLDMTATGMRCRIDVGSTRSIECELPLLGRFNLANVLCACAMADAAGRAPAEILSRLSALAPVVGRLECLRAPGHAVAVIDYAHTEQALRSAVQAVREHVSGTLWCVFGCGGDRDPGKRPGMARAACLADRVVLTTDNPRFESPEAIARDAARGLVSGHPIETILDRTEAIAFAMTHASANDCVLIAGKGHEPYQDIRGQRVPFSDHAVVRAHFGGVL encoded by the coding sequence GTGACCGCGCTGTCGCTCGGATCAGCAGAGCACGGGGTTGATCTGACCCGCCTGGTCGGTGCGCCAGTGTCGTCGCCGATTCGTGTCGGCGGACTGGCGCTGGACACGCGGCAGATCCGCCCCGGTGACGGCTTCGTCGCGCTGGCAGGCGCGGCGTCGCACGGGCTCGACCACCTTGCGCAGGCCGAGTCGGCCGGCGCCGCTGCCGTGGTGGTGGACGCCGCGGACGCTCAGCGCCTGAACGACACGGACACGGTCCTGCCAGGCTTTGCCGTCGACGGCTTGCGCGCGCGCTTGCCAGACTGGGCGCGCGCCGTGTCAGGCGATGTCGACGCGCGCCTCACCTTGTGCGGCGTGACCGGCACCGACGGCAAGACCTCGACTGCGGTGTTTCTCGCCCAATTGATGCACACCGCCGGCGCACCGTGCGGTGTGCTTGGCACCCTCGGGACGGGCTTCCTCGGCGAGCTCGAACCCGCGTCGCACACCACGGCCGACGTGTTTTCAACCTACCGTGCGCTGGCGGATGTCGCCGACGAGGGCGCACAGGCCGTTGCGATGGAAGTCTCCTCGCACGCTCTCGACCAGGCGCGGGTGGGGGGCTTGTCTTACGCCGTGGGTGCGCTGACCAACATCGGGCGCGACCACCTCGACTACCACGGAACGCTCGAGCATTACATCGCGGCCAAGCGCCGGCTGTTCCAGCAGCACGCCGTGCGCTCGGTCTTCAACCTCGACGACCCGGTGGGCGCACAGTGGTTTTCCGAGACGCCGGGCGCGCTCGGGTACAGCACAGCGGGCAGCGTGGACGCGCGCTGGCGCGGTGCGGTGCTCGACATGACGGCGACGGGTATGCGCTGCCGGATCGATGTCGGATCGACACGCAGCATCGAGTGCGAGTTGCCCCTGTTGGGCCGCTTCAATTTGGCGAACGTGCTGTGTGCGTGTGCCATGGCCGACGCCGCCGGGCGCGCACCGGCTGAGATCCTCTCGCGCCTGTCGGCATTGGCGCCTGTGGTCGGGCGACTCGAGTGCCTGCGCGCGCCAGGCCACGCGGTTGCCGTGATCGACTACGCCCACACCGAGCAGGCCCTGCGCAGCGCAGTACAGGCCGTGCGTGAGCACGTATCGGGCACCCTGTGGTGTGTGTTCGGGTGCGGTGGCGACCGTGATCCGGGCAAGCGCCCGGGCATGGCGCGCGCTGCCTGTCTGGCAGACCGTGTGGTGCTGACCACCGACAATCCCCGTTTCGAGTCGCCCGAGGCCATTGCCCGCGATGCGGCGCGGGGGCTGGTCAGCGGGCACCCGATCGAGACCATTCTCGATCGAACTGAAGCAATTGCCTTTGCCATGACGCATGCCTCCGCGAACGACTGCGTGCTGATCGCCGGCAAGGGTCACGAGCCCTACCAGGACATTCGCGGTCAGCGTGTCCCGTTCAGCGACCACGCCGTCGTGCGAGCCCATTTCGGGGGTGTGCTGTGA
- the murF gene encoding UDP-N-acetylmuramoyl-tripeptide--D-alanyl-D-alanine ligase codes for MISLAFSDIAAQVGGTLLGGELELRRVSVDTRTLQRGDVYFALTGDQFDGHQFVEDAVARGAAGVVVERECGVLVPQLVVRDARRALGDSAALWCARTTARRIALTGSNGKTTVKEMLRSILTRLGETLATEGNLNNDVGLPLTLFRLTESTEYAVLEMGANHAGEIDRLASLVKPDIAVVNNVGPAHLDGFGSLHGVAAAKGEIYEHLVGPGVAVINLDEFAADDWLARSTGSTVLGFSMRGVGDLQGRIVSDGVLEVSEAGETHTIELPLAGEHNLCNALTAAAVCRGLGVAWADIPLGLAAMHAVPGRLVPQAFGSVHVLDDSYNANPASTLAALKVLAAQRGGRRWCVLGEMAELGDEAGELHGKVGKQAAQLGIECFLSIGRHAVDARRGFGAKGLDFQDQDALIAELVDGVQAGDSVLVKGSRLARMENVVDALRAALSESCA; via the coding sequence GTGATCAGCTTGGCGTTCTCAGACATCGCGGCCCAGGTGGGAGGCACCTTGCTCGGCGGTGAACTCGAGCTGCGGCGCGTCAGTGTCGACACACGCACGCTGCAGCGGGGCGATGTGTATTTTGCGCTGACCGGTGACCAGTTTGACGGCCACCAGTTTGTCGAAGACGCGGTCGCGCGAGGCGCGGCCGGCGTGGTGGTTGAGCGCGAGTGCGGTGTCTTGGTGCCACAACTCGTTGTGCGCGATGCGCGCCGCGCGCTCGGAGACAGTGCCGCGCTCTGGTGTGCTCGAACGACAGCCCGCCGCATCGCTTTGACCGGCAGCAACGGCAAGACCACTGTCAAGGAAATGCTGCGCTCGATCCTGACACGGCTCGGCGAGACGCTGGCGACCGAAGGCAACCTCAATAACGATGTCGGGTTGCCTCTGACGCTGTTCCGCTTGACCGAGTCCACCGAGTACGCGGTGCTGGAGATGGGCGCCAACCACGCCGGCGAGATCGACCGCCTGGCGTCGCTGGTCAAGCCTGACATCGCCGTCGTGAACAATGTCGGGCCCGCCCACCTGGACGGTTTCGGCAGTTTGCACGGTGTGGCTGCAGCCAAGGGTGAGATTTACGAGCACCTCGTTGGCCCTGGCGTCGCGGTGATCAACCTCGACGAGTTTGCAGCGGATGACTGGCTGGCACGCTCCACCGGTAGTACTGTGCTTGGCTTTTCGATGCGCGGTGTCGGCGACCTGCAGGGACGCATCGTCAGCGACGGTGTGCTCGAGGTCAGCGAAGCGGGTGAAACCCACACGATCGAGCTGCCGCTGGCCGGTGAGCACAATCTCTGCAATGCCTTGACGGCGGCGGCGGTCTGCCGCGGGCTCGGTGTTGCGTGGGCTGATATCCCGTTGGGCCTGGCGGCCATGCACGCGGTACCCGGCCGCCTCGTGCCACAGGCCTTCGGCTCCGTGCACGTGCTGGATGACAGCTACAACGCCAACCCGGCTTCGACGCTCGCTGCACTGAAAGTGCTGGCAGCGCAACGGGGTGGACGCCGCTGGTGCGTGCTCGGCGAGATGGCGGAGCTCGGCGACGAGGCGGGCGAGTTACATGGCAAGGTCGGCAAGCAGGCGGCGCAACTCGGCATCGAGTGTTTCCTGAGTATTGGTCGTCACGCCGTCGATGCCCGCCGCGGATTCGGCGCCAAGGGGCTTGATTTTCAGGATCAGGATGCCTTGATTGCCGAACTGGTCGACGGGGTGCAGGCCGGTGATAGCGTGCTCGTCAAGGGGTCTCGACTCGCTCGCATGGAGAACGTTGTTGACGCATTGCGTGCGGCCCTGTCGGAGTCGTGCGCGTGA